One stretch of Myxococcales bacterium DNA includes these proteins:
- a CDS encoding dTMP kinase — protein sequence MFITFEGPEGSGKSTQIVLAQQYLEAGGRRVVRTREPGGTPIADRIRGILLAAENASLTPKAELFLYFAARAQHVAEVIRPALESGAVVLCDRFADSTWAYQGYARGLGTELVEQMNALATGGLTPDCTLLFDLPVEIGLTRAQARADGKPGELREDRFEREELDFHRRLRAGFLELARRYPARFRVLDAAAGIDEVWRRTRAILDEFLPGEVK from the coding sequence ATGTTCATTACGTTCGAAGGGCCCGAAGGTTCCGGCAAATCGACGCAAATCGTGCTCGCTCAGCAGTATCTGGAGGCTGGCGGCCGGCGCGTCGTGCGCACCCGCGAACCGGGCGGGACGCCCATCGCCGACCGCATCCGCGGCATTTTGCTGGCGGCGGAAAACGCGTCGCTGACGCCGAAGGCCGAGTTGTTCTTGTATTTCGCGGCGCGCGCCCAACACGTGGCCGAGGTCATTCGGCCCGCCCTGGAATCCGGAGCCGTGGTATTGTGCGACCGCTTCGCCGATTCGACCTGGGCCTACCAGGGTTACGCGCGGGGGTTGGGCACGGAGCTGGTCGAGCAGATGAACGCGCTGGCCACCGGCGGCCTGACGCCCGATTGCACCCTGTTGTTCGACCTGCCGGTCGAAATCGGCCTGACGCGGGCGCAGGCGCGGGCGGACGGCAAGCCCGGCGAGTTGCGCGAGGACCGTTTCGAACGCGAGGAACTGGATTTTCACCGGCGGCTGCGCGCCGGTTTTCTGGAATTGGCGCGGCGGTATCCCGCGCGGTTCCGCGTGCTGGACGCCGCGGCCGGGATCGACGAGGTCTGGCGGCGGACCCGGGCGATTTTAGATGAATTTTTACCGGGCGAGGTGAAATGA